A section of the Humulus lupulus chromosome 2, drHumLupu1.1, whole genome shotgun sequence genome encodes:
- the LOC133814017 gene encoding late embryogenesis abundant protein At1g64065-like: MAEKINQQQANGYTRSDEESGTSQSKELKRKKRIKLAIYIAIFAVFQIIVITVFGAVIMRAKSPKLRLSNSIEFQKFNVSSPSFDITFATQVRVKNSNFGPYNFDNTTAVFTYGGATVGQVTIPKSKAGIKSTKKINVIVSLNSSQLPNSASDDLSRELAAGMLTFSGAARMNGKVELMWIMKKKKSANMNCTVIIDVNEKKLRSLECK; this comes from the coding sequence ATGGCCGAGAAGATAAACCAGCAGCAGGCAAACGGGTACACAAGAAGTGACGAAGAATCGGGCACTTCACAATCCAAAGAGCTGAAACGCAAGAAGAGGATCAAATTGGCAATATATATTGCTATCTTTGCTGTGTTTCAGATAATCGTTATTACTGTTTTTGGAGCTGTTATTATGCGTGCTAAGTCTCCTAAGCTAAGGCTAAGCAATAGTATTGAGTTCCAAAAATTCAATGTCTCATCACCTTCTTTTGACATAACCTTTGCAACCCAAGTGAGGGTCAAGAATTCTAACTTTGGGCCCTACAATTTCGACAACACCACCGCCGTCTTCACCTACGGCGGCGCCACCGTAGGACAAGTTACTATTCCAAAGAGCAAGGCTGGAATAAAGTCCACTAAAAAGATCAACGTGATTGTGAGTCTGAATTCATCACAGTTGCCAAACAGTGCTTCTGATGATCTTAGTAGAGAGTTGGCCGCCGGGATGTTGACTTTCAGTGGCGCGGCGAGGATGAACGGAAAAGTTGAACTGATGTGgatcatgaagaagaagaagtcggCCAACATGAATTGCACTGTTATTATTGATGTCAATGAAAAGAAGCTCCGATCTTTAGAATGCAAGTAA
- the LOC133815896 gene encoding mediator of RNA polymerase II transcription subunit 15a-like isoform X2, whose translation MKELYLPELHELYQKIAGKLQQVKSMSPKALSASVRDIGSVVNMVDRFAGSAPGNGSRAAVGEDLVAMTNCHLQVRNFTSHDGTNGTRKMKRYTSAMPLNVISSTSSINDSEISELESTATSGIKRCKLEAIHALKDEIREINQCLIDTVIDISEESSVVAVAAEGDEGTIVKCSFSAVALSPNMKLQYASAQMSPIQPLRLLVPTNYPNCSPILLDVFPVEVRKNIPSTGA comes from the exons ATGAAGGAATTGTACTTACCTGAACTTCATGAATTGTATCAAAAAATTGCTGGCAAATTACAGCAG GTAAAATCTATGTCACCTAAGGCATTGAGTGCTTCTGTCAGGGACATTGGCTCTGTTGTCAACATGGTTGATAGGTTTGCAGGATCAGCTCCTGGTAATGGATCTAGAGCTGCAGTTGGTGAGGATTTAGTTGCTATGACAAACTGTCATTTACAGGTAAGAAATTTCACGAGCCACGATGGAACTAACGGGACAAGGAAAATGAAGCGCTACACTAGTGCCATGCCCTTAAATGTCATATCATCAACCAGTAGTATTAATGATTCAGAAATATCAGAACTAGAGTCAACTGCAACATCTGGTATCAAGAGGTGTAAGTTAGAG GCAATTCATGCTCTTAAAGATGAAATTAGGGAAATAAATCAGTGTCTTATTGACACTGTTATTGATATTAGTGAGGAATCAAGTGTTGTAGCAGTTGCTGCTGAAGGAGATGAAGGGACCATTGTCAAGTGCTCTTTCAGCGCCGTGGCACTCAGTCCAAACATGAAATTGCAATATGCTTCAGCACAGATG TCTCCAATACAACCATTAAGGTTGCTTGTCCCCACAAATTATCCCAACTGTTCCCCAATACTATTGGACGTATTTCCAGTGGAAGTCAG GAAAAACATACCGTCTACGGGTGCATAA
- the LOC133815896 gene encoding mediator of RNA polymerase II transcription subunit 15a-like isoform X1 has translation MKELYLPELHELYQKIAGKLQQVKSMSPKALSASVRDIGSVVNMVDRFAGSAPGNGSRAAVGEDLVAMTNCHLQVRNFTSHDGTNGTRKMKRYTSAMPLNVISSTSSINDSEISELESTATSGIKRCKLEAIHALKDEIREINQCLIDTVIDISEESSVVAVAAEGDEGTIVKCSFSAVALSPNMKLQYASAQMSPIQPLRLLVPTNYPNCSPILLDVFPVEVRELWKTNYPQQRASKNLRHIIKMVS, from the exons ATGAAGGAATTGTACTTACCTGAACTTCATGAATTGTATCAAAAAATTGCTGGCAAATTACAGCAG GTAAAATCTATGTCACCTAAGGCATTGAGTGCTTCTGTCAGGGACATTGGCTCTGTTGTCAACATGGTTGATAGGTTTGCAGGATCAGCTCCTGGTAATGGATCTAGAGCTGCAGTTGGTGAGGATTTAGTTGCTATGACAAACTGTCATTTACAGGTAAGAAATTTCACGAGCCACGATGGAACTAACGGGACAAGGAAAATGAAGCGCTACACTAGTGCCATGCCCTTAAATGTCATATCATCAACCAGTAGTATTAATGATTCAGAAATATCAGAACTAGAGTCAACTGCAACATCTGGTATCAAGAGGTGTAAGTTAGAG GCAATTCATGCTCTTAAAGATGAAATTAGGGAAATAAATCAGTGTCTTATTGACACTGTTATTGATATTAGTGAGGAATCAAGTGTTGTAGCAGTTGCTGCTGAAGGAGATGAAGGGACCATTGTCAAGTGCTCTTTCAGCGCCGTGGCACTCAGTCCAAACATGAAATTGCAATATGCTTCAGCACAGATG TCTCCAATACAACCATTAAGGTTGCTTGTCCCCACAAATTATCCCAACTGTTCCCCAATACTATTGGACGTATTTCCAGTGGAAGTCAG GGAGCTTTGGAAGACGAACTATCCGCAGCAGAGAGCCAGCAAAAACCTTAGACACATTATTAAGATGGTAAGCTAA
- the LOC133815896 gene encoding mediator of RNA polymerase II transcription subunit 15a-like isoform X3 translates to MKELYLPELHELYQKIAGKLQQVKSMSPKALSASVRDIGSVVNMVDRFAGSAPGNGSRAAVGEDLVAMTNCHLQVRNFTSHDGTNGTRKMKRYTSAMPLNVISSTSSINDSEISELESTATSGIKRCKLEAIHALKDEIREINQCLIDTVIDISEESSVVAVAAEGDEGTIVKCSFSAVALSPNMKLQYASAQMSPIQPLRLLVPTNYPNCSPILLDVFPVEVRLSISL, encoded by the exons ATGAAGGAATTGTACTTACCTGAACTTCATGAATTGTATCAAAAAATTGCTGGCAAATTACAGCAG GTAAAATCTATGTCACCTAAGGCATTGAGTGCTTCTGTCAGGGACATTGGCTCTGTTGTCAACATGGTTGATAGGTTTGCAGGATCAGCTCCTGGTAATGGATCTAGAGCTGCAGTTGGTGAGGATTTAGTTGCTATGACAAACTGTCATTTACAGGTAAGAAATTTCACGAGCCACGATGGAACTAACGGGACAAGGAAAATGAAGCGCTACACTAGTGCCATGCCCTTAAATGTCATATCATCAACCAGTAGTATTAATGATTCAGAAATATCAGAACTAGAGTCAACTGCAACATCTGGTATCAAGAGGTGTAAGTTAGAG GCAATTCATGCTCTTAAAGATGAAATTAGGGAAATAAATCAGTGTCTTATTGACACTGTTATTGATATTAGTGAGGAATCAAGTGTTGTAGCAGTTGCTGCTGAAGGAGATGAAGGGACCATTGTCAAGTGCTCTTTCAGCGCCGTGGCACTCAGTCCAAACATGAAATTGCAATATGCTTCAGCACAGATG TCTCCAATACAACCATTAAGGTTGCTTGTCCCCACAAATTATCCCAACTGTTCCCCAATACTATTGGACGTATTTCCAGTGGAAGTCAG GCTGTCAATCTCATTGTAA